Proteins from a genomic interval of Pantoea deleyi:
- a CDS encoding carbon starvation CstA family protein: protein MKNVKTSVIWLVVALIGAGAFAMLALSRGEHVNAVWLVIAAVACYSIAYRFYSLFIARNIFELDDRRMTPAERLSDGLDYVPTNKWVLFGHHFAAIAGAGPLVGPILAAQMGFLPGTIWILVGVMLAGAVQDFLILFISTRRDGRSLGEMARQELGPFAGVVTMLGALGVMIIILSALALVVVKALANSPWGLFTIAATIPIALFMGVYMRFIRPGKIAEVSLIGFVLMMAAIIYGGDVAQHPYWGPFFTLKGTSLTWVLVIYGFVASVLPVWLLLAPRDYLSTFLKIGVIAGLAVGIVFALPELKMPAVTRFIDGTGPVFAGAMFPFLFITIACGAISGFHALVSSGTTPKLVERESHIRFIGYGAMLMESFVAIMALICASVLDPGIYFAMNAPAALIGTTVESASQVINGWGFVVTPEMLSGIARDVGEGSILSRAGGAPTFAVGMAHIITEIFNSRAMMAFWYHFAILFEALFILTAVDAGTRACRFMVQDLVGTVVPSLANNRSWLGNMAGTTVAVAGWGFFVYQGVVDPLGGINTLWPLFGIGNQMLASMALILGTVVLFKMKKQRYAWVTILPTVWLFITSMTAGWQKIFHEKPAIGFLAQAAKFRKGLDEGVIIAPAKSVADMQTIVFSNQINAALCAFFMLVAVTMLISAFFVIRRALRSDQPTVQESSVTLRNKEIRHV, encoded by the coding sequence ATGAAAAACGTCAAAACCAGTGTGATCTGGTTAGTGGTGGCGTTAATCGGCGCGGGCGCTTTCGCCATGCTGGCCCTCAGCCGCGGCGAACACGTCAACGCAGTCTGGCTGGTGATAGCCGCTGTCGCCTGTTACAGCATCGCTTACCGTTTCTACAGCCTGTTTATCGCCCGCAATATCTTCGAACTGGACGATCGCCGGATGACCCCCGCCGAGCGACTGAGCGATGGGCTGGACTATGTACCCACCAATAAGTGGGTGCTGTTTGGTCACCACTTTGCGGCGATAGCCGGTGCCGGGCCGCTGGTCGGGCCGATCCTGGCGGCGCAGATGGGCTTCCTGCCGGGCACCATCTGGATTCTGGTCGGGGTGATGCTGGCGGGCGCGGTGCAGGATTTCCTGATCCTGTTTATCTCCACCCGTCGCGATGGCCGCTCACTGGGCGAGATGGCCCGACAGGAGCTGGGCCCGTTCGCCGGGGTGGTCACCATGCTCGGTGCGCTGGGCGTGATGATCATTATCCTGTCGGCGCTGGCGCTGGTGGTGGTGAAAGCGCTGGCGAACAGCCCGTGGGGACTGTTTACCATTGCGGCCACGATTCCTATCGCGCTGTTTATGGGCGTCTACATGCGCTTTATCCGTCCGGGTAAGATCGCAGAAGTGTCGCTGATCGGCTTCGTGCTGATGATGGCGGCGATTATCTATGGCGGCGACGTCGCGCAGCATCCTTACTGGGGGCCGTTCTTTACGCTGAAAGGCACTTCGCTGACCTGGGTGCTGGTGATCTACGGCTTTGTCGCTTCGGTGCTGCCGGTCTGGCTGCTGCTGGCCCCGCGCGACTACCTGTCGACCTTCCTGAAAATTGGCGTCATCGCCGGGCTGGCGGTAGGGATCGTCTTCGCCCTGCCTGAGCTGAAGATGCCGGCGGTTACCCGTTTTATCGACGGCACCGGCCCGGTCTTTGCCGGGGCGATGTTCCCGTTCCTGTTTATCACCATCGCCTGCGGCGCGATCTCCGGTTTCCATGCGCTGGTCTCCAGCGGCACCACGCCAAAACTGGTCGAGCGCGAGAGCCACATCCGCTTTATTGGCTATGGCGCCATGCTGATGGAGTCCTTTGTGGCGATCATGGCGCTGATTTGTGCCTCGGTGCTGGATCCGGGCATCTACTTCGCCATGAACGCCCCGGCCGCGCTGATTGGCACAACCGTGGAGAGCGCCTCTCAGGTGATCAACGGCTGGGGCTTTGTGGTCACGCCTGAGATGCTGAGCGGCATTGCCCGCGACGTGGGGGAAGGCTCGATCCTGTCGCGTGCCGGTGGCGCCCCGACCTTTGCGGTGGGTATGGCGCATATCATCACTGAAATCTTTAACAGCCGGGCGATGATGGCGTTCTGGTATCACTTCGCCATCCTGTTCGAAGCGCTGTTTATCCTGACCGCCGTCGATGCCGGCACCCGCGCCTGTCGTTTTATGGTGCAGGATCTGGTGGGAACGGTCGTGCCCTCTCTGGCGAATAACCGCTCCTGGCTGGGCAATATGGCGGGCACCACCGTCGCCGTCGCGGGCTGGGGCTTCTTCGTCTATCAGGGCGTCGTCGATCCGCTGGGCGGCATCAACACCCTGTGGCCGCTGTTTGGTATCGGCAACCAGATGCTGGCCTCCATGGCGCTGATTCTGGGCACCGTGGTGCTGTTTAAGATGAAGAAGCAGCGTTACGCCTGGGTCACCATCCTGCCGACGGTCTGGCTGTTTATCACCTCGATGACCGCGGGCTGGCAGAAAATCTTTCATGAGAAACCCGCTATCGGCTTCCTGGCGCAGGCCGCTAAGTTCCGCAAAGGGCTGGATGAAGGCGTGATCATTGCGCCCGCCAAAAGCGTGGCGGATATGCAGACCATCGTATTCAGCAATCAGATCAACGCCGCACTGTGCGCCTTCTTTATGCTGGTCGCGGTCACGATGCTGATTTCAGCCTTCTTTGTCATCCGCCGCGCGCTGCGCAGCGACCAGCCGACCGTTCAGGAGTCCTCAGTGACGCTGCGCAACAAGGAGATACGTCATGTCTGA
- a CDS encoding exoribonuclease II translates to MFQDNPLLAQLKEKLHSQTPRAEGVVKGTEKGFGFLEVDAQKSYFIPPPQMKKVMHGDRIVAVIHSDKDRESAEPETLVEPFLSRFVGRVQKKDDRLSIVPDHPLLKDAIQCRPARDVSHPFENGDWAVAEMRRHPLKGDRGFYAELTDFIVKADDHLAPWWVTLSRHNLEREAPDVSFGEMLDENLTRDDLTALSFVTIDSASTQDMDDALYVEAQEDGSLRLTIAIADPTAYVAEGSQLDKVAAQRAFTNYLPGFNIPMLPRELSDDVCSLRPDVRRPALACRVTVAADGALGDDVTFFAAWIESKAKLAYDDVSDWLENSGSWQPESDAIAEQIRLLHRLCLARSEWRQTHALVFKDRPDYRFLLGEKGEVLEIVAEPRRIANRIVEESMILANICAAQVLRDRLGFGIYNVHAGFDTTNAEQAAAVLASHGVTADAQAITTLEGFRVLRRELDALPTQFLDSRIRRFQTFAEISTEPGPHFGLGLEAYATWTSPIRKFGDMINHRLLKAIIRGEQAARPDEAVTVTMGERRRLNRMAERDVGDWLYARYLAPFAATDRRFSAEIIDVSRGGMRVRLLENGAVAFIPAPFIHAVRDELVCSQENGSVQIKGDVVYRVTDVIDVTIAEVRMETRSVVARPAV, encoded by the coding sequence ATGTTCCAGGATAACCCGCTGCTCGCGCAGCTGAAAGAGAAGCTCCATTCGCAAACGCCTCGTGCTGAAGGCGTCGTTAAAGGCACCGAAAAAGGTTTCGGCTTCCTGGAAGTCGATGCACAGAAGAGTTACTTCATTCCGCCTCCGCAGATGAAGAAAGTGATGCATGGCGATCGTATTGTCGCGGTGATCCACAGCGATAAAGATCGCGAAAGCGCTGAGCCGGAAACCCTGGTTGAGCCGTTCCTGAGCCGCTTCGTCGGCCGGGTGCAGAAGAAAGACGATCGCCTGTCGATCGTGCCGGACCATCCCCTGCTGAAAGATGCGATTCAGTGTCGCCCGGCGCGCGATGTCAGCCATCCATTCGAAAACGGTGACTGGGCCGTGGCGGAGATGCGTCGTCATCCGCTGAAAGGCGATCGCGGCTTTTACGCCGAACTCACCGATTTTATTGTTAAAGCCGACGATCACCTGGCGCCGTGGTGGGTGACGCTGTCGCGTCACAACCTGGAGCGTGAAGCGCCCGACGTCAGCTTCGGCGAGATGCTGGATGAAAATCTGACACGCGACGATCTTACCGCGCTCAGTTTCGTGACCATCGACAGCGCCAGCACTCAGGATATGGACGATGCGCTCTATGTGGAGGCTCAGGAGGACGGTTCCCTGCGTCTGACCATCGCCATCGCCGACCCTACCGCCTATGTGGCGGAAGGCAGCCAGCTTGACAAGGTCGCCGCACAGCGCGCCTTCACCAACTACCTGCCGGGCTTTAACATCCCGATGCTGCCGCGCGAACTCTCTGACGATGTCTGTTCGCTGCGTCCTGACGTGCGCCGTCCGGCGCTGGCCTGCCGTGTCACTGTGGCAGCCGACGGCGCCCTGGGCGATGACGTGACCTTCTTTGCCGCCTGGATCGAATCCAAAGCGAAGCTGGCCTATGACGACGTCTCTGACTGGCTGGAAAACAGCGGCAGCTGGCAGCCGGAGAGCGACGCGATTGCGGAGCAGATTCGTCTGCTGCATCGCCTCTGCCTGGCGCGCAGCGAGTGGCGTCAGACCCACGCGCTGGTGTTTAAAGATCGTCCTGACTACCGCTTCCTGCTGGGCGAAAAAGGCGAAGTGCTCGAGATTGTGGCTGAACCTCGTCGCATCGCGAACCGCATCGTTGAAGAGTCGATGATTCTGGCGAACATCTGCGCGGCACAGGTTCTGCGCGATCGTCTCGGCTTCGGGATCTACAACGTCCATGCCGGTTTCGACACCACCAATGCGGAACAGGCGGCGGCCGTGTTGGCCAGCCACGGCGTAACGGCCGATGCGCAGGCGATCACCACGCTGGAAGGGTTCCGCGTGCTGCGCCGTGAACTCGACGCCCTGCCGACGCAGTTCCTGGACAGCCGTATCCGCCGTTTCCAGACCTTCGCGGAGATCAGCACCGAGCCAGGCCCGCACTTCGGACTGGGGCTGGAGGCTTACGCCACCTGGACCTCCCCGATCCGTAAGTTCGGCGACATGATCAACCATCGTCTGCTGAAAGCAATTATCCGTGGTGAGCAGGCTGCCCGTCCGGATGAGGCCGTCACGGTCACGATGGGCGAGCGCCGCCGCCTGAACCGGATGGCCGAACGCGATGTGGGCGACTGGCTCTATGCCCGCTATCTGGCGCCTTTCGCGGCCACCGATCGTCGCTTCAGCGCCGAGATTATCGATGTGTCGCGCGGCGGTATGCGCGTTCGCCTGCTGGAAAATGGCGCGGTCGCCTTTATCCCGGCTCCGTTCATTCACGCGGTGCGTGATGAGCTGGTCTGCAGCCAGGAAAACGGCAGCGTCCAGATCAAAGGCGACGTGGTTTACCGTGTCACCGACGTGATTGATGTCACCATCGCGGAAGTCCGCATGGAAACCCGCAGCGTCGTGGCGCGTCCCGCCGTCTGA
- a CDS encoding FdhF/YdeP family oxidoreductase has product MKFKRQIKPYRAAAGGWGSLEATTRFVLDSKAALKNMRNLMRMNKARGFDCPGCAWGDDNKSTFSFCENGAKAVTWEATRRVVDTDFFAKHSVTTLYTQSDYFLEYQGRLTHPLRYNAETDHYEPISWDAAFALIAQHISAMDHPNQMELYTSGRASNEASWLYQLFGRLMGTNNFPDCSNMCHEASGTGLKRSIGVGKGTIRLDDFDHADAIFVFGQNPGTNHPRMLHSLRHAADHGAKIVTFNTLRERGLERFADPQKPLEVVTSKAGNISSSYYQPNLGGDMAAVRGMVKSLLETHRARLAAGEPGLFDQTFINAKTHGIEAYLDAVDNTSWMQIVAQSGLTQAQIREAAAIYQSADRVICTWAMGITQHKHSVDTVREITNLQLLFGQLGKKGAGLCPVRGHSNVQGNRTMGIDEKPAKAFLDALGNHFNFEPPRAPGHNTVEALNAMLRDEVKVLIALGGNLAAAAPDSPRTEEALSRCGLTVHISTKLNRSHLVPGHEGLILPTLGRTERDLQATGNQFITVEDSFSMVHASEGIGIPLADTQRSETAIVAGIAEAVLGSDKVKWRELAGDYNLIRDHIAATIPGFADFNARCDIPGGFYLGNAAAELRFNTPSQKAEFCAAALPDSLFPNLDQAVPFTLQTLRSHDQYNTTIYGLDDRYRGVFGQREVVFINPDDMADLGFTEGQNVDIETLWNDGITRRVSGFKLVPYNIPRGNLAAYYPETNPLVPLNSFGDGSGTPTSKSVPVKLELSSALADQRIA; this is encoded by the coding sequence ATGAAATTTAAACGCCAAATCAAACCCTACCGCGCGGCTGCGGGCGGATGGGGTTCACTGGAAGCCACCACGCGTTTCGTTCTTGACAGCAAAGCGGCCCTGAAAAATATGCGCAACCTGATGCGCATGAACAAAGCGCGCGGGTTTGACTGTCCGGGCTGTGCCTGGGGCGATGACAACAAAAGTACCTTCAGCTTCTGCGAAAACGGGGCCAAAGCGGTCACCTGGGAAGCGACACGCCGCGTTGTCGACACCGACTTTTTCGCTAAACACAGCGTCACCACGCTTTATACCCAGAGTGACTACTTTCTGGAGTATCAGGGCCGTCTGACCCATCCGCTGCGCTACAACGCGGAAACCGATCACTATGAACCGATCAGCTGGGATGCGGCCTTTGCGCTGATTGCACAGCATATCAGTGCGATGGATCACCCGAACCAGATGGAGCTCTACACCTCCGGCCGCGCCAGCAACGAAGCCTCCTGGCTCTATCAGCTGTTCGGTCGCCTGATGGGCACCAATAACTTCCCCGACTGCTCTAACATGTGCCACGAAGCCAGCGGCACCGGCCTGAAGCGCAGCATCGGCGTGGGTAAAGGCACTATTCGTCTGGATGACTTCGATCACGCTGATGCCATTTTTGTCTTCGGGCAGAACCCCGGCACCAACCATCCGCGTATGCTGCACAGCCTGCGTCATGCCGCCGATCACGGCGCGAAGATCGTCACCTTCAACACCCTGCGCGAGCGCGGTCTGGAACGTTTTGCCGATCCGCAGAAGCCGCTGGAAGTCGTGACCTCGAAAGCGGGTAACATCAGCTCCTCCTATTATCAGCCGAACCTCGGCGGGGATATGGCGGCGGTGCGCGGCATGGTGAAATCCCTGCTGGAAACCCACCGTGCGCGTCTGGCGGCTGGCGAACCTGGCCTGTTTGACCAGACCTTCATTAACGCCAAAACGCACGGCATCGAGGCCTATCTCGACGCCGTGGATAACACCAGCTGGATGCAGATTGTGGCGCAGTCCGGCCTGACGCAGGCGCAGATCCGCGAAGCCGCGGCTATCTATCAGAGCGCAGACCGGGTGATCTGTACCTGGGCGATGGGGATCACCCAGCACAAGCATTCGGTCGATACAGTGCGGGAGATCACCAACCTGCAGCTGCTGTTTGGTCAGCTCGGCAAAAAAGGCGCGGGCCTCTGCCCGGTGCGCGGTCACAGTAACGTGCAGGGCAACCGCACGATGGGCATTGATGAGAAACCGGCCAAAGCCTTCCTGGATGCGCTGGGCAACCACTTCAATTTCGAACCGCCACGCGCCCCAGGCCACAACACCGTTGAGGCGCTGAACGCCATGCTGCGTGATGAAGTCAAAGTGCTGATTGCGCTGGGTGGCAACCTGGCGGCGGCGGCGCCTGATTCACCGCGCACCGAAGAGGCGCTGTCACGCTGTGGCCTGACCGTGCATATCAGCACCAAACTGAACCGCAGCCATCTGGTGCCGGGTCATGAAGGGTTGATTCTGCCGACGCTGGGCCGTACCGAGCGCGATCTGCAGGCGACCGGCAATCAGTTCATTACCGTCGAAGATTCATTCAGCATGGTGCACGCCTCAGAGGGGATCGGCATCCCGCTGGCGGACACGCAGCGTTCAGAGACCGCGATCGTGGCCGGTATCGCGGAAGCGGTGCTGGGCAGCGACAAGGTGAAATGGCGTGAACTGGCGGGTGATTACAACCTCATTCGCGACCATATCGCCGCCACCATTCCGGGCTTTGCCGACTTCAACGCCAGGTGTGATATTCCGGGTGGCTTCTACCTGGGTAACGCAGCCGCGGAGTTACGCTTCAATACGCCAAGCCAGAAAGCGGAGTTCTGCGCCGCCGCCCTGCCGGATTCGCTCTTCCCGAATCTTGATCAGGCGGTGCCTTTCACGCTGCAGACGCTGCGCTCACACGACCAGTACAACACCACCATTTACGGCCTCGATGACCGTTATCGTGGCGTGTTTGGTCAGCGTGAAGTGGTGTTTATCAACCCGGATGATATGGCCGACCTGGGCTTCACCGAAGGTCAGAACGTGGACATCGAAACGCTGTGGAACGATGGCATTACCCGTCGCGTCAGCGGCTTTAAGCTGGTTCCCTATAATATTCCGCGCGGTAACCTGGCGGCCTATTACCCGGAAACCAACCCGCTGGTGCCGCTGAACAGCTTCGGCGATGGCAGTGGCACACCGACCTCGAAATCCGTACCGGTGAAGCTGGAACTGTCGTCGGCGCTCGCCGATCAGCGCATCGCCTGA
- a CDS encoding PTS transporter subunit EIIC, whose amino-acid sequence MKQLTSQIHAFGKALMMPISVIAAAGIFLGLAAAMQNPAVTGEAFAQMQVPQLIIGFIRKVAGALFANLPLFFAVATAIGLAKAEKPTAAFAAVIGYIVMNVGISATLAARGITAATTTPAALQQAGLDQTAAMMMSAEYISMLGVFTYNMSVLGGVIAGLVTVVLHNRFYTQTLPTAISFFSGRRFVPIVTVVCLPLVGVLLALIWPTIGSGIAWIGQMIGKSGQYGAFLLGTFERILIPTGLHHILNETVRFTPIGGMAVVDGQTVVGALNIFNASLTHPGSIPDETLRSATQFLAQGKIPVMMFGLPAAALAIYHTARPEHKQRVRALVMAGALTSFTTGITEPLEFCFIFVSPVLYLLHAFLTGLSFMLMSMLHLMIGNVQGGIIDLVVFGMLGGAKTHWWWTLALGVIYAPVYYYAFRLVITRMNVETPGRESEEEQPQQVAADERTQVIISGLGGQANIEDVDCCFTRLRVRVKAMNQVVDQTLMSTGANGINRVSDHDVQVIYGPQVEKIASEVKMALGVA is encoded by the coding sequence ATGAAACAGCTGACCAGCCAGATCCACGCATTTGGTAAAGCGTTAATGATGCCTATCTCGGTCATCGCAGCCGCAGGGATTTTTCTTGGGCTGGCGGCGGCGATGCAGAACCCCGCCGTCACCGGCGAGGCCTTTGCGCAGATGCAGGTCCCGCAGTTAATCATCGGCTTTATCCGTAAAGTCGCCGGGGCGCTGTTTGCTAATCTGCCGCTCTTCTTTGCCGTGGCGACGGCGATCGGGCTGGCGAAGGCGGAGAAACCCACCGCCGCCTTTGCCGCCGTGATTGGCTATATCGTGATGAACGTCGGCATCAGTGCGACCCTGGCGGCCAGAGGGATCACCGCAGCGACCACCACACCTGCCGCGCTGCAGCAAGCGGGTCTGGACCAGACCGCAGCGATGATGATGTCGGCGGAATACATCAGCATGCTGGGCGTCTTTACTTACAACATGAGCGTGCTGGGCGGGGTGATCGCCGGGCTGGTAACGGTGGTGCTGCACAACCGCTTCTACACGCAGACCCTGCCCACGGCGATCAGCTTCTTCAGCGGACGGCGGTTTGTGCCGATTGTCACCGTAGTCTGCCTGCCGCTGGTCGGGGTGCTGCTGGCGCTCATCTGGCCGACCATCGGCAGCGGTATCGCCTGGATAGGCCAGATGATTGGCAAAAGCGGGCAGTATGGCGCGTTCCTGCTGGGCACGTTCGAGCGCATCCTGATCCCCACCGGCCTGCATCACATCCTGAATGAAACCGTGCGGTTTACCCCTATTGGCGGTATGGCGGTGGTGGACGGTCAGACGGTGGTCGGTGCGCTGAACATCTTCAATGCCTCGCTGACCCATCCGGGTTCGATCCCCGATGAGACGCTGCGGTCGGCCACGCAGTTTCTGGCGCAGGGCAAAATCCCGGTGATGATGTTCGGTTTGCCCGCCGCGGCGCTGGCGATCTATCACACCGCGCGGCCGGAGCATAAGCAGCGGGTCAGGGCGCTGGTAATGGCCGGGGCGCTGACCTCCTTTACCACCGGCATTACGGAGCCGCTGGAGTTCTGCTTTATCTTTGTCTCGCCCGTGCTCTATCTGCTGCATGCGTTTCTGACCGGCCTGTCGTTTATGCTGATGTCGATGCTGCACCTGATGATCGGCAACGTGCAGGGCGGCATCATCGACCTGGTGGTGTTCGGCATGCTCGGCGGGGCAAAAACCCACTGGTGGTGGACGCTGGCGCTGGGGGTGATCTATGCGCCGGTTTACTACTACGCTTTCCGGCTGGTGATCACCCGCATGAACGTGGAGACGCCGGGCCGCGAGTCAGAGGAGGAGCAACCGCAGCAGGTCGCCGCCGATGAGCGCACTCAGGTGATTATCAGCGGGCTGGGCGGGCAGGCCAACATCGAGGATGTCGATTGCTGCTTTACCCGGCTGCGGGTACGGGTGAAAGCGATGAATCAGGTGGTCGATCAGACGCTAATGAGCACGGGTGCCAACGGCATCAACCGCGTCAGCGACCACGACGTTCAGGTGATTTATGGCCCGCAGGTCGAGAAGATCGCCAGCGAGGTGAAGATGGCGCTGGGCGTCGCCTGA
- a CDS encoding methyl-accepting chemotaxis protein, with product MSLKKSSLIIFSFLLVLFLASVAISTSLLFQSNHSLNAVNKEIRVVLSVIDPINHSRTLRVRLMEYMKETEGSDASNPATLDSVRTVAGKADAAFQAYMNAPRLPGEEAEAEAYRQAYQAYRQQGLQPLIEAAEAHDQLRFKNQIATVVRLDRQYEIILDRVLAQHEAYARKLNSDAQSHFSTGVMLQGLSGVLFFAIIIAIYLFMKRYVLAPLNHAQEHCKLIAAGVLDSTVPVRAGSRSEIQLLMGSLEQMRSALTAIILQVRDSTHSVSTASQEIAAGNVDLASRTEQQAAALTETAASMEQLGATVKQNTENVFEACRLTSEAVKNAESGEKVSQEVVVSMGLINTSSKKIEEITTVIDSIAFQTNILALNAAVEAARAGEQGRGFAVVAGEVRNLAQRSATAAKEIESLIAESVSIIRTGSDQVSRTGEAMNAIISSVSRVNELMEHISTASDEQSRGIGQIEQAVTEMDSVTQQNSALVQESAAASASLEEQVQYLTQSVSTFRLASH from the coding sequence ATGTCGTTAAAAAAATCCTCCCTGATTATTTTCTCTTTCCTGCTGGTGCTGTTTCTGGCCAGCGTGGCGATCAGTACTTCGCTGCTGTTTCAGAGCAACCACTCTCTGAATGCGGTCAACAAAGAGATTCGCGTGGTGCTGTCGGTAATCGATCCGATTAACCACAGCCGTACTCTGCGTGTCCGTCTGATGGAGTACATGAAAGAGACGGAAGGCAGCGATGCCAGTAATCCCGCCACGCTGGACAGCGTGCGCACCGTCGCCGGTAAAGCGGATGCGGCGTTTCAGGCCTACATGAATGCCCCGCGTCTGCCGGGTGAAGAGGCGGAAGCCGAGGCCTATCGTCAGGCGTATCAGGCGTATCGCCAGCAGGGGCTGCAGCCGTTGATCGAGGCGGCAGAGGCGCACGACCAGCTACGTTTTAAAAATCAGATCGCCACCGTGGTTCGCCTCGATCGTCAGTATGAGATCATTCTGGACCGGGTGCTGGCGCAGCACGAGGCTTACGCCAGAAAACTGAACAGCGACGCACAGAGCCATTTCTCCACCGGCGTGATGCTGCAGGGGCTGTCGGGTGTGCTCTTCTTTGCCATCATCATCGCCATCTATCTCTTTATGAAGCGTTACGTGCTCGCGCCGCTTAACCATGCGCAGGAGCACTGCAAACTGATCGCGGCGGGCGTGCTGGATTCCACGGTGCCGGTCAGGGCAGGCTCGCGCAGTGAAATTCAGCTGCTGATGGGCTCGCTGGAGCAGATGCGCAGCGCGCTGACCGCCATCATTCTTCAGGTGCGGGATTCCACCCATTCCGTCTCTACCGCCTCGCAGGAGATCGCGGCAGGCAACGTCGATCTGGCCTCGCGAACCGAGCAGCAGGCTGCGGCGCTGACCGAAACCGCGGCCAGCATGGAGCAGCTGGGTGCCACGGTGAAGCAGAATACCGAAAACGTCTTTGAAGCCTGCCGTCTGACCAGTGAGGCGGTGAAAAACGCCGAGAGTGGCGAGAAAGTGTCGCAGGAAGTAGTGGTCTCGATGGGGCTCATCAACACCAGCTCGAAGAAGATCGAGGAGATCACCACGGTCATCGACAGCATCGCCTTTCAGACCAATATTCTGGCGCTGAACGCCGCCGTCGAAGCGGCCCGCGCGGGCGAGCAGGGACGTGGTTTCGCCGTGGTTGCCGGTGAGGTGCGTAACCTGGCCCAGCGCAGCGCCACGGCCGCCAAAGAGATTGAGAGCCTGATTGCCGAATCGGTTTCGATTATCCGCACCGGTTCAGACCAGGTCAGCCGTACGGGCGAGGCGATGAACGCGATTATCTCTTCGGTCAGCCGCGTTAATGAGCTGATGGAGCATATCTCTACCGCGTCGGACGAACAGAGTCGCGGCATCGGTCAGATCGAGCAGGCGGTAACGGAGATGGACAGCGTCACGCAGCAGAACTCGGCGCTGGTGCAGGAGTCGGCTGCCGCGTCGGCCTCGCTGGAGGAGCAGGTGCAGTACCTGACACAGTCGGTTTCCACATTCCGTCTGGCCAGCCATTAA
- a CDS encoding YoaK family protein, with translation MLISTENARSISADTRLACTLAATAGALNTAAFEIVGFFSANMTGNVSLLSDQLAKANAGPGLFFLSVVLLFIAGSACSTLIINAGQRRNIRTIYAVVILIEGAALMILGGVERAFPPHSPGVMLITSLSFLMGLQNAVVTRISNARVRTTHISGTATDIGIELAMLFEVFRRKASPKETPLYFSRLRLHALTLLAFLAGGVAGIGLYRLLGNDFLLPVGGGLICLALKTIFTRGGMQKG, from the coding sequence ATGCTAATCAGCACCGAAAATGCCCGCAGCATCAGCGCCGATACCCGTCTGGCCTGCACGCTGGCCGCCACCGCCGGTGCGCTGAATACCGCCGCCTTTGAGATCGTCGGCTTTTTTTCCGCCAACATGACCGGGAATGTTTCGCTGCTCTCCGACCAGCTGGCCAAAGCGAATGCGGGGCCGGGCCTCTTTTTCCTGTCTGTGGTGCTGCTTTTTATTGCGGGCTCCGCCTGTTCGACGCTGATCATTAATGCCGGACAGCGCCGGAATATCCGCACCATTTACGCCGTCGTCATTCTCATCGAGGGCGCCGCGCTGATGATCCTGGGGGGCGTGGAGCGCGCCTTTCCCCCGCATTCTCCGGGCGTGATGTTAATCACCAGCCTGAGCTTCCTGATGGGGCTGCAGAATGCGGTGGTCACGCGGATCTCCAATGCGCGGGTGCGTACCACCCATATCTCCGGCACGGCGACGGATATCGGTATCGAACTGGCGATGCTGTTTGAGGTGTTTCGGCGCAAGGCGTCACCCAAAGAGACGCCACTCTATTTCAGCCGCCTGCGCCTGCACGCGCTGACACTGCTGGCGTTTCTCGCAGGCGGCGTCGCGGGAATAGGTCTCTACAGGCTGCTCGGCAACGACTTTCTGCTGCCGGTGGGGGGCGGATTGATCTGTCTGGCGCTGAAAACGATCTTTACCCGAGGGGGGATGCAGAAGGGGTGA
- a CDS encoding anti-virulence regulator CigR family protein, translating into MQKPRPLLSLLALVLGFTVIASPGYADPGNGNGNGHHGNKGAHGKSGRHDEKLKEKHQDRKNSGQPDRVGSEITFSRARTLAVNAGLVGYPSLPPGIAKHVARGKPLPPGIAKKSLPASMINALPYYPGYEWRAVGNDLVLIALSTAIVTAVINGVFD; encoded by the coding sequence ATGCAAAAGCCTCGCCCTCTTCTTTCACTCCTGGCACTGGTTCTGGGTTTCACCGTGATTGCTTCGCCGGGCTATGCCGATCCCGGCAATGGCAATGGCAATGGGCATCACGGGAATAAGGGCGCACACGGCAAGTCAGGGCGCCATGATGAAAAGCTGAAGGAGAAACATCAGGACCGCAAGAACAGCGGGCAACCTGACCGCGTCGGCTCAGAGATTACCTTCTCCCGGGCACGCACGCTGGCGGTTAACGCCGGTCTGGTCGGTTATCCGTCTCTGCCGCCAGGCATCGCGAAACACGTTGCGCGTGGTAAACCTCTCCCGCCGGGCATCGCGAAGAAAAGCCTGCCCGCGTCGATGATTAATGCGCTGCCCTATTATCCTGGCTACGAGTGGCGGGCTGTGGGTAACGATTTAGTCCTCATCGCCCTGAGCACGGCTATCGTGACCGCGGTGATCAATGGCGTGTTCGACTGA